From Paraflavitalea devenefica, the proteins below share one genomic window:
- a CDS encoding SusC/RagA family TonB-linked outer membrane protein produces the protein MKKLLTQPQGVIALVFTALCLLPLTMLAQNRPVTGTIIDATTNQPVIGASITIGDKAAGTTSNGEGRFSLEAPVNATLHISSLGYTAQTIKVPASGDISIKLEPSKVSLNEVVVIGYGSARKKDLTGAITQIKPDKLADQNPNTVQDILRGTPGLSVGLDPSAKGGGAIQIRGQRSVYTEAGHNDPLIVLDGMIFYGELSEINPDDIAQIDILKDASAASIYGAKSANGVLIVSTKKGQKGKPRISFTSSLGVTTMGANRPVFGPEGYMQYREDWYTAATYGLNTANNQYEAYQVPQSGWGTNKRPGFYARPTEANLTKYGITLDAWRAYTSNNSANDNEVWAKRLLLQDTVLNRFLGGRTFDWYDQSFRTGINQDYNISASGGTDNMNYYMSLGYLSNQSAVKGDDYKAIRANLKVEGKITKWLEIGGNVNFQNRTDGNLAVDWNKQIVNNAPFAAYRNEATGALLANPMGRAMVNNFGYNYDFDRGYRDLDKGFTVFNAILNTKVKLPFNITYSFNASPRFQHFRDRYWESANHPDWRTTNGLVNREQTVRFDWSINNTLNWEQTFAAKHRVAVTLVQEAENRQLWTDRVEARDIKPSDALGFHEVFYGSKDRSSYDANDVKETADGMLARVFYSFDERYMITSSVRRDGYSAFGTSNPRATFFSIAGAWTFTNESFFNWKPMSSGKLRASWGQNGNRSLADPYLAIANLGAGAGATMGYLDASGNLVQYRYLSVSRLANPNLSWEKTESFNVGLDFGFLNDRITGSVDYYITPTVDMIMNRSLPQFSGVSSITTNLGKVENKGIEITINSQNIRTRDFSWSTNFGFSKYKNEIKHLYYVYDNILDAQGNVIEVRERDDLANGWFIGQPISAIWNYNVVGIWQANEAAEAAKYGQRPGDPKVANNTANDKVNPDGSTTPAYGDPDKQFLGQTAPPIMWSVRNDFTYKNFNFSFNIYSYWGHKSLSNIYLNQDNGTSLVTNLANAYEKDYWTLENPSNVVGRLDAKGPSGVNAPGRLFDRSFIRLENVTLGYLLPKNLLSKVGIDKFKVFATVRNVAVWKKDKNWDYWDVETGGMAPRTYTIGLNANF, from the coding sequence ATGAAAAAGCTACTGACTCAACCACAAGGAGTGATCGCCCTGGTGTTTACTGCTTTGTGTTTGTTACCCCTGACCATGCTGGCCCAAAACCGCCCCGTTACCGGCACTATTATAGATGCCACCACCAACCAACCGGTGATAGGCGCTTCCATTACCATCGGCGATAAAGCTGCGGGGACTACTTCCAATGGAGAGGGACGTTTTTCCCTGGAAGCTCCCGTTAATGCTACCCTGCATATTTCTTCTTTAGGTTATACGGCACAAACTATTAAAGTGCCTGCCAGCGGCGATATCTCCATAAAACTAGAGCCCAGCAAGGTATCCCTGAACGAAGTAGTGGTCATCGGGTATGGCTCGGCGCGGAAAAAAGACCTTACCGGCGCTATTACCCAGATCAAGCCCGATAAGCTGGCCGATCAGAATCCCAATACCGTGCAGGACATCCTGCGGGGAACACCGGGCCTAAGCGTTGGCCTCGATCCTTCTGCTAAAGGCGGCGGTGCGATACAGATCCGCGGTCAGCGTTCAGTATATACTGAAGCAGGCCACAACGATCCCCTGATCGTTTTGGATGGTATGATCTTTTACGGCGAACTGTCTGAGATCAATCCCGATGATATTGCCCAGATCGACATCCTGAAAGACGCTTCGGCAGCTTCTATCTATGGAGCTAAATCAGCCAATGGCGTACTGATCGTTTCCACCAAAAAAGGGCAAAAAGGTAAACCCAGAATTAGCTTCACCTCCAGCCTGGGCGTTACCACTATGGGAGCCAACAGGCCGGTATTTGGTCCGGAAGGCTATATGCAATACCGGGAAGACTGGTACACAGCCGCCACGTATGGGCTCAATACAGCCAACAATCAATATGAAGCCTACCAGGTACCGCAATCGGGTTGGGGCACGAATAAAAGACCTGGATTTTATGCCCGGCCTACTGAAGCCAACCTGACCAAATACGGTATCACGCTGGACGCGTGGAGAGCTTATACCAGCAACAACTCCGCCAACGACAATGAGGTTTGGGCAAAACGGCTCCTGTTGCAGGACACCGTGCTGAACCGTTTTCTCGGCGGACGCACTTTCGATTGGTATGACCAATCTTTCCGCACCGGCATCAACCAGGATTATAACATCAGCGCATCCGGCGGCACCGATAATATGAACTATTACATGTCACTCGGCTACCTGAGCAACCAGAGCGCTGTGAAAGGCGATGATTACAAAGCCATCCGCGCCAACCTGAAAGTGGAAGGCAAGATCACCAAATGGCTGGAGATTGGTGGAAACGTCAACTTCCAGAACCGTACCGATGGCAACCTGGCGGTAGACTGGAACAAGCAGATCGTGAACAACGCGCCCTTTGCTGCCTACAGGAACGAAGCTACCGGCGCCCTGCTGGCCAACCCTATGGGCAGAGCAATGGTCAACAATTTTGGTTATAACTACGACTTCGACCGTGGTTACCGCGATCTTGACAAAGGTTTCACCGTATTCAATGCGATCCTGAACACCAAGGTGAAGTTACCTTTCAATATCACTTATTCATTCAACGCTTCTCCGCGTTTCCAACACTTCCGTGACCGCTACTGGGAATCTGCCAACCACCCCGACTGGAGAACGACCAATGGTCTCGTGAACCGGGAACAAACGGTGCGTTTCGACTGGTCGATCAACAATACCCTTAACTGGGAACAGACTTTTGCCGCCAAACACCGCGTGGCAGTGACCCTTGTACAGGAAGCAGAGAACCGCCAGTTGTGGACCGACCGTGTGGAAGCCCGCGACATCAAGCCCAGCGACGCCCTCGGATTTCATGAAGTATTTTATGGTAGTAAGGACAGGAGCAGCTATGATGCCAACGACGTGAAAGAAACGGCCGATGGTATGCTGGCGCGTGTGTTCTATTCTTTTGACGAACGTTATATGATCACCTCTTCTGTACGCCGTGATGGCTATTCTGCATTCGGTACCTCCAATCCGCGTGCAACCTTTTTCTCCATTGCAGGCGCCTGGACGTTCACCAACGAAAGCTTCTTCAACTGGAAACCCATGAGCTCCGGTAAGCTGAGGGCTTCCTGGGGACAGAATGGTAACCGCTCGCTGGCCGATCCTTACCTGGCCATTGCCAACCTGGGCGCCGGTGCAGGAGCCACCATGGGCTACCTCGATGCCAGTGGCAACCTGGTGCAATACAGGTACCTGTCGGTGAGCCGCCTGGCCAACCCCAACCTCAGTTGGGAGAAAACAGAGTCGTTCAACGTTGGTCTCGATTTCGGCTTCCTGAACGACCGCATCACCGGTAGCGTTGATTATTATATCACGCCCACTGTGGATATGATCATGAACCGTTCACTGCCTCAATTCTCCGGCGTGTCCAGTATCACCACCAACCTCGGTAAGGTGGAAAACAAGGGTATTGAGATCACCATCAACTCACAAAATATCAGGACCCGTGATTTCTCCTGGAGCACCAACTTCGGATTCTCGAAGTATAAGAATGAGATCAAACACCTGTACTATGTATACGACAATATCCTGGATGCACAGGGTAACGTTATTGAAGTAAGAGAAAGGGACGACCTCGCCAACGGATGGTTCATCGGCCAGCCGATCAGCGCTATCTGGAACTACAATGTGGTGGGTATCTGGCAAGCCAATGAAGCGGCCGAAGCTGCTAAATATGGTCAACGTCCTGGCGATCCCAAGGTGGCCAACAATACGGCCAACGATAAGGTAAATCCCGACGGCAGTACGACGCCTGCTTACGGCGATCCCGACAAGCAGTTCCTGGGACAAACAGCTCCGCCGATCATGTGGTCGGTAAGGAACGACTTTACGTATAAGAATTTCAATTTCTCCTTCAACATCTATTCTTATTGGGGGCACAAGAGCCTGAGCAACATTTACCTCAACCAGGATAACGGAACCTCGCTGGTGACCAACCTGGCCAACGCCTACGAGAAGGATTACTGGACGCTTGAAAACCCCAGTAATGTGGTAGGACGGTTGGATGCAAAAGGTCCTTCCGGTGTAAACGCTCCCGGAAGATTATTCGACCGCTCTTTCATCAGGCTCGAAAACGTAACGTTGGGCTACCTGCTGCCTAAAAACCTGCTGTCGAAAGTGGGCATAGACAAATTCAAAGTTTTTGCCACCGTTCGTAATGTAGCGGTATGGAAAAAAGATAAGAACTGGGATTACTGGGATGTTGAAACAGGTGGAATGGCTCCCAGGACCTATACTATTGGATTAAATGCTAACTTCTAA
- a CDS encoding RagB/SusD family nutrient uptake outer membrane protein has translation MKKTLYKYLLIAGLLASLTGCKKEYLQPDPLSFYEPGATFTTRAGLDAALAIADRHLRSYWTYFEYVDLGLPINTEYMFSDMAVASKTDDGNIFADIATRFTPTDMPERTGYFWNETYNGIKYANTVLSFIGNVEGLDEATRNEYRGRALFHRSFRYLALVFEFKDVPLVTKILSAPKVNYKTTKREAILQMITADMEKAIEWVPEQKNMALKGMINKGACRQLLIKCYLATGQYDKAIEQADILINSSGYSLMTNTFGTFINPYPQTWPITRNVIWDLHRPENKAIAANNENILIMPNRMPTDAGINMNSMRNWLPWHDAIGTQSPDGKQALRFYAPNATTYRVNYDYPRGIGRGIAHIRPTYYATNELWIVNGLEDAGDLRHNSTVGNWARMDSLKYNDPSSTWFGKNLVLRHPTTNAILCNDTVRNWFDWPHYKYYVENLIETGDRSNANHRGGAGDWYFYRLAETYLLRAEAKFYKGDVVGATADVNTIRQRAGCTQTYAAVNIGDIMNERARELNMEEWRFTEMSRVSYCLAKSSKPDEWGNTYNADNLATNSYWFNRIQAYNNYYNKGRVIVKNRSYTMAAHNINWPIPNSAIQANGGAKLRQNQGYTGFDATISMWETWEEAVADEDKN, from the coding sequence ATGAAAAAGACCCTATATAAATATTTACTGATAGCGGGATTGCTGGCCTCGCTCACGGGCTGTAAGAAAGAATACCTGCAACCCGATCCGTTATCTTTTTACGAACCAGGGGCCACCTTTACTACCCGCGCCGGCCTGGATGCAGCGCTGGCCATCGCCGACCGTCACCTGCGTTCTTACTGGACTTATTTCGAATACGTGGACCTTGGCCTGCCGATCAACACAGAATACATGTTCTCGGACATGGCCGTGGCCAGTAAAACCGATGATGGCAATATCTTTGCCGACATTGCTACGCGGTTTACCCCTACCGATATGCCCGAAAGGACCGGCTATTTCTGGAACGAAACCTACAATGGCATTAAATATGCCAATACCGTATTGAGCTTTATTGGCAATGTGGAAGGGCTGGACGAAGCTACCCGGAACGAATACCGGGGCAGGGCGCTTTTTCATCGCTCTTTCCGTTATCTCGCACTGGTATTTGAGTTCAAGGACGTGCCCCTGGTGACCAAGATACTCAGCGCGCCCAAAGTGAACTACAAGACCACCAAACGCGAGGCCATCCTGCAGATGATCACGGCAGATATGGAGAAAGCGATAGAGTGGGTGCCCGAGCAAAAGAATATGGCTTTAAAGGGTATGATCAACAAAGGCGCCTGCCGCCAGTTGCTGATCAAATGTTACCTCGCAACAGGTCAATATGACAAGGCGATAGAACAGGCGGATATCCTGATCAACAGTTCCGGTTACTCGCTTATGACCAACACCTTCGGCACTTTCATCAACCCTTACCCGCAAACCTGGCCCATCACCCGCAACGTGATCTGGGACCTGCACCGCCCCGAGAACAAGGCGATTGCGGCCAACAACGAAAATATCCTGATCATGCCCAACCGCATGCCTACGGATGCCGGTATTAATATGAACTCCATGCGTAACTGGCTGCCCTGGCACGATGCGATCGGCACACAGTCGCCCGATGGTAAACAAGCCTTACGATTTTATGCACCCAACGCCACCACGTACCGTGTCAATTATGACTATCCACGTGGGATCGGCCGCGGTATTGCGCATATCCGCCCCACTTATTATGCTACCAATGAGCTTTGGATCGTGAATGGCCTGGAGGATGCCGGTGACCTGCGTCACAACAGCACCGTGGGCAACTGGGCAAGAATGGATTCACTCAAATACAATGATCCTTCCAGTACCTGGTTCGGCAAGAACCTGGTGCTGCGTCACCCTACCACCAATGCGATCCTGTGCAACGATACGGTGCGTAACTGGTTCGACTGGCCGCATTACAAATATTATGTTGAAAACCTGATTGAAACAGGCGATCGCAGCAATGCCAACCACCGCGGCGGCGCCGGCGATTGGTACTTCTACCGCCTGGCTGAAACCTACCTGCTGCGTGCAGAGGCCAAATTCTACAAAGGTGACGTAGTGGGTGCAACGGCCGATGTAAATACCATCAGGCAGCGTGCCGGTTGTACACAAACGTATGCGGCTGTAAACATCGGCGATATCATGAATGAGCGCGCCCGCGAACTGAACATGGAAGAATGGCGTTTTACCGAAATGAGCCGGGTTTCCTATTGCCTCGCCAAAAGTAGCAAGCCCGATGAGTGGGGTAACACGTACAATGCCGATAACCTGGCGACGAACAGCTACTGGTTTAACCGTATACAGGCTTATAATAACTATTACAACAAGGGTAGGGTAATAGTAAAGAACCGTTCTTATACCATGGCTGCCCACAATATTAACTGGCCCATACCCAATAGCGCCATTCAAGCGAATGGAGGAGCCAAACTGCGCCAGAATCAGGGCTACACTGGTTTCGACGCCACTATTTCTATGTGGGAAACCTGGGAAGAAGCAGTAGCCGATGAAGACAAAAATTAA
- a CDS encoding glycoside hydrolase family 88 protein encodes MILRKTFPLFAALLLGTAMQAQPHNSSTEVKAETSSQSVLDIIYKVNRYWQSTHPQPGWAFWDVAAYHTGNMEVYSLTRDTAFRKYSEDWAAYNQWKGAKSNNPADWKHTYGERDEYVLFGDWQICFQTYLDLYHLQPSAQKIARAKEVMEYQMSTARNDYWWWADGLYMVMPVMTKLYNTTGNPLYLEKMQAYFQHANSIMYDEEAGLYYRDAKYVYPKHKSVNGKKDFWARGDGWVFAALAKVIKGLPATAPNRSFYVQRFRRMAQAIKEAQQTEGYWTRSMLDPAHAPGPESSGTAFFTYGLLWGMNNGILDKKDYLPTAQVAWNYLTQTALQPDGKIGYVQPIGERAIPGQVVDKNSTSPFGVGAFLLAACEMYRWQNNTLNHDRDGYRLVWSDEFNHHGAPDTTKWGYEKGFVRNEEWQWYQPENAACRDGQLVIEARREQKPNPGYTAGSRDWRRKRPNIEYTAACLLTRGKGSWLYGRFEMRGRISIKDGIWPAWWTLGNDKPWPGNGEIDIMEYYRGKLLANIACLGPDRKAEWFSNTFAIDSLGGEKWASQFHVWRMDWTAEYIALFVDDVLLNKVPLDKLNNKDGSGFNPFRQPHYMLLNLAIGGMNGGDASKTTFPQQFEVDYVRVYQRK; translated from the coding sequence ATGATCCTGAGAAAAACATTCCCTCTTTTTGCCGCCTTGTTGTTGGGAACAGCCATGCAGGCACAGCCCCACAATAGCTCCACTGAGGTAAAAGCAGAAACATCCAGCCAGAGCGTATTGGATATCATTTATAAAGTGAACCGGTACTGGCAAAGCACGCATCCGCAACCAGGCTGGGCATTCTGGGATGTGGCCGCCTATCATACCGGTAATATGGAAGTGTATTCACTGACCCGGGATACTGCCTTCAGAAAATATTCAGAAGATTGGGCGGCGTACAACCAATGGAAGGGCGCGAAATCGAACAACCCGGCAGACTGGAAACACACGTATGGCGAGCGGGATGAATATGTTCTCTTTGGCGATTGGCAGATCTGCTTTCAAACTTACCTCGACCTCTACCACCTGCAACCGTCAGCACAAAAGATTGCCAGGGCCAAAGAGGTGATGGAATACCAGATGAGCACTGCCCGCAACGATTATTGGTGGTGGGCAGATGGCCTGTACATGGTGATGCCCGTTATGACCAAACTGTACAATACGACCGGCAACCCCCTTTACCTCGAAAAGATGCAGGCATATTTTCAACATGCCAATAGCATTATGTACGACGAGGAAGCAGGGCTTTATTACCGGGACGCCAAATATGTTTATCCCAAACACAAAAGTGTTAACGGTAAAAAAGATTTCTGGGCCAGGGGAGATGGATGGGTGTTTGCAGCATTGGCCAAAGTGATCAAAGGTCTTCCTGCCACGGCCCCCAACAGGTCCTTCTATGTGCAACGGTTCAGGCGGATGGCGCAGGCCATCAAAGAAGCGCAACAAACGGAAGGGTATTGGACGAGGAGTATGCTTGATCCGGCGCATGCACCAGGCCCGGAATCGAGTGGTACGGCCTTCTTCACGTATGGGTTGCTGTGGGGCATGAACAATGGCATCCTCGACAAAAAAGATTACCTGCCCACAGCACAGGTTGCCTGGAACTACCTCACCCAAACAGCCTTGCAGCCCGATGGAAAGATTGGATATGTGCAGCCCATCGGTGAGCGCGCTATTCCCGGGCAGGTGGTAGATAAGAACTCAACCTCTCCCTTTGGGGTAGGCGCCTTCCTGCTGGCCGCTTGTGAAATGTACAGGTGGCAGAACAATACTTTGAATCATGACCGTGATGGCTATCGTTTGGTATGGTCGGATGAATTCAACCATCATGGAGCGCCCGACACCACGAAGTGGGGTTATGAAAAAGGCTTTGTGCGTAATGAGGAGTGGCAATGGTACCAGCCGGAGAATGCGGCATGCAGGGACGGACAGTTGGTGATTGAAGCCCGGCGCGAACAAAAGCCCAATCCCGGGTATACAGCAGGAAGCAGGGACTGGCGACGCAAGAGGCCGAATATAGAATACACCGCTGCCTGCCTGCTCACCAGGGGCAAGGGGTCCTGGTTATATGGCCGTTTTGAAATGCGGGGCCGCATTAGCATTAAGGACGGGATCTGGCCTGCGTGGTGGACGCTTGGTAATGACAAGCCCTGGCCCGGCAATGGCGAAATTGATATCATGGAATATTATCGCGGCAAGCTGCTGGCCAATATCGCCTGCCTGGGACCCGACCGGAAAGCGGAATGGTTCAGCAACACCTTCGCCATCGATTCATTGGGCGGGGAGAAATGGGCCAGCCAGTTCCATGTATGGCGGATGGATTGGACAGCAGAATACATCGCGCTCTTCGTAGATGATGTCCTGCTCAACAAAGTACCCCTTGACAAACTGAACAACAAAGATGGCAGCGGTTTTAATCCGTTCCGTCAGCCCCACTACATGCTGTTGAACCTGGCCATAGGCGGTATGAATGGAGGAGATGCCTCCAAAACAACCTTTCCGCAGCAGTTTGAGGTGGATTATGTAAGAGTTTACCAACGAAAATAA